CGAAGCCGACGAGGACCTGCTCGACGATCCGGACGTGCTCGCCGAGCGGGACCCGGGCGGGATGCTGCGACACGTCGCCTCAGCGGGCGCGCAGGTCCGCGAGTCGGCGTCGCTCGCCGCCGAGGCCAACCTGTCCGTGCTCGCTGACGAGGGCCGGCCCCGCGCGGTCGTGATCGCCGGCATCGGTACGGCCGGGCGTACCGGCGACGTACTGGCGACGGTTGCCGGCCCGCGCTGCCCGGTGCCGGTTATCCCACACCGCAGCGCCGGCGTGCCCGGGTGGGTGGGTGCCGCTGACGTGGTCGTCGCGGTCAGCGCCTCGGGCCGTAGCCCTGAGGCGCTCGGCGCGGCCGAGGCCGCCCATCGGCGTGGTGCCCGCCTCGTCGCGGTCGGTGCCCCGGACTCGCGGCTGCAGTCGGTGGCCGAACGCGCCCGGGCACCGTTCATCCCGGTGCCCCGGCGCGCCCCGGCCCGGGCCAGCCTCTGGGCGCTCACCGTGCCGGTACTGCTCGCCGCCCGTGCGCTCGGCTTGGTGAAGGTCAACGAGGCGGACCTGGCGGAGACCGCGGCGCGGCTGGACGCCGACGCGGACCGGTGCCGCTCGTCCGCGGAGTCCTTCGTCAACCCGGCCAAGGCCCTCGCGTTGGGCCTGGCCGGTTCGATCCCGATCGTCTGGGGTTCGTCCCCGCTGGCTACCGTCGCGGCCCGCCGGTTCGGTGACACCTTGTCGGCGAACGCCCGCTACCCGGTGGTGTCCGGGGCGCTGGGCGAGGCCGGCCGGGGCCGGGTTGGGCTGCTCGACGGCGTCTTCGGCGGTCTGGTCGAGGGAGAGCGGGACATTTTCGCGGACCCGGACGACGAGTCACCGGTCGGCACCCGACTGCGGCTGGTACTGCTGCGTGACGGTGGCCTCAATGCCGAGGACGACGCGGACGAGCCCCTCGCGGTCGAGGAGCGGCGGGCCGATGCGGTGCAGACTCTCGCCGAGCGGCGGGGGGTGCGTTGCGACGTGGTCACCGCCGAGGGCGGCTCCGCGTTGGAACGGCTCGCCTCACTGGTCGCAGTCCCGGACTTCGCATCGATCTACCTCGCCCTGGCGCACGGTCTGGACCCG
The sequence above is a segment of the Micromonospora sp. WMMA1363 genome. Coding sequences within it:
- a CDS encoding SIS domain-containing protein produces the protein MIDGMAGVSGRREADEDLLDDPDVLAERDPGGMLRHVASAGAQVRESASLAAEANLSVLADEGRPRAVVIAGIGTAGRTGDVLATVAGPRCPVPVIPHRSAGVPGWVGAADVVVAVSASGRSPEALGAAEAAHRRGARLVAVGAPDSRLQSVAERARAPFIPVPRRAPARASLWALTVPVLLAARALGLVKVNEADLAETAARLDADADRCRSSAESFVNPAKALALGLAGSIPIVWGSSPLATVAARRFGDTLSANARYPVVSGALGEAGRGRVGLLDGVFGGLVEGERDIFADPDDESPVGTRLRLVLLRDGGLNAEDDADEPLAVEERRADAVQTLAERRGVRCDVVTAEGGSALERLASLVAVPDFASIYLALAHGLDPMAVPAITEMKELANQ